The Cylindrospermopsis curvispora GIHE-G1 genome contains a region encoding:
- a CDS encoding Uma2 family endonuclease, with translation MYQSEAPPLKTIPTDLPSKDIDEELNSTIHPRPPWETLPTMYDLPSENPEEPGLPDEFHDFQPQLLRETCQSSVYPREEMFIGTDLNLYYDVHHFSWYKRPDWFLVLGAPASETQQDMRLSYVIWQEGFAPFLIVELLSPGTEAEDLGKTLRSANKPPTKWQTYEQYLRSPYYIIFDRYENQLRVFQLLGIKYQAVELTESKFWFPELKLGVGVWSGKYQGTEGLWLRWYNEDGDWIPTLAETAEQEKLRAEQEKLRAEQEKLRAEQEKLRAEQEKLRAEQEKQRAEQEKQRAEQEKLRAEQEKLRAEQEKLRADKLAEKLAALGVSLDE, from the coding sequence ATGTATCAAAGTGAAGCACCTCCACTAAAAACCATACCCACGGATTTACCCAGTAAGGATATTGATGAAGAATTAAACTCTACAATTCATCCCCGTCCACCCTGGGAAACCTTGCCCACCATGTATGACTTACCCAGTGAAAATCCGGAGGAACCAGGTTTGCCAGACGAATTTCATGACTTTCAACCCCAATTATTGCGTGAAACTTGCCAATCTTCAGTTTATCCCCGAGAGGAAATGTTTATTGGTACAGATTTAAACTTGTACTATGATGTGCATCATTTCTCATGGTATAAAAGGCCAGATTGGTTTTTAGTATTAGGCGCACCCGCTTCTGAAACCCAGCAAGATATGCGGTTGAGTTATGTAATTTGGCAAGAAGGATTCGCTCCATTTTTAATAGTGGAATTATTATCACCAGGTACAGAAGCGGAAGATTTAGGAAAAACATTAAGAAGTGCCAATAAACCCCCAACAAAATGGCAAACTTATGAGCAGTATTTGCGCTCACCTTACTATATCATTTTCGACAGATATGAAAATCAACTGCGAGTATTCCAACTATTGGGAATAAAATATCAAGCGGTGGAACTGACAGAGTCAAAATTCTGGTTTCCTGAGCTAAAATTGGGGGTAGGAGTTTGGTCAGGAAAATATCAAGGTACAGAAGGTTTATGGCTACGTTGGTATAATGAAGATGGTGATTGGATACCTACTTTAGCTGAAACAGCAGAACAGGAAAAACTACGAGCAGAACAGGAAAAACTGCGAGCAGAACAGGAGAAACTACGAGCAGAACAGGAAAAACTACGAGCAGAACAGGAAAAACTACGAGCAGAACAGGAAAAGCAACGAGCAGAACAGGAAAAGCAACGAGCAGAACAGGAGAAACTACGAGCAGAACAGGAAAAACTACGAGCAGAACAGGAAAAACTACGGGCGGACAAATTAGCTGAAAAATTGGCAGCTCTGGGTGTAAGTTTGGATGAATAA
- a CDS encoding ATP-binding protein — protein MNSKNLPLGINTLSMLRENNCVYVDKTEIAHRLIRIPGRFFLSRPRRFGKSLFIDTLKEIFEGNQKLFEGLYIHDQWDWSRKFPVIKIDFAGGVLKNRQELDLRILDILHENAEHLDVSYESTDIPGKLGTLIRKAMAKYGERAVVLVDEYDKPILDNIDNPPIAAEMREGLKNLYSVLKQQDANLQFVFMTGVTKFSKVSLFSGLNQLTDITIDTRYSSICGYTETDLTESFGEHLAGADREAVRSWYNGYNWTGAESVYNPYDILMFIDKGKIFHNYWFETGNPTFLVKLFQANCYFLPNLEHLEVTEEILESFELERINPVTLLFQSGYLTIDHTFIRRHRSMFALKIPNMEVRLTLNDHFINAYTEIVNEKSAIQDRLYEYMCSGDIESTVKAVKRLFAGIPWRNFTKNGLANFEGYYASVLYAFLSSLNARIIPEDITNYGQADMTAILGDHIYVIEIKVVDGENIKENLALKQIRECNYAQKYRGEPGKTVHEVGLVFSRSKRNLIQADWQ, from the coding sequence ATGAACTCCAAAAATCTCCCCCTGGGAATCAACACCCTGAGTATGCTGCGGGAAAACAATTGTGTCTATGTGGACAAAACCGAAATAGCTCACCGTCTGATACGCATTCCTGGACGCTTCTTTCTATCTCGTCCCCGACGTTTCGGTAAAAGTCTGTTTATAGATACCCTCAAGGAGATTTTTGAAGGGAATCAGAAATTATTTGAGGGGCTTTATATTCATGACCAGTGGGACTGGAGCAGAAAATTCCCCGTGATTAAAATAGATTTTGCTGGTGGGGTATTAAAGAACCGACAAGAACTGGATCTGCGCATACTGGATATTTTGCACGAAAACGCAGAGCATCTAGACGTGTCCTACGAGTCAACGGATATACCGGGAAAATTAGGAACTCTGATTCGTAAAGCCATGGCCAAATATGGAGAGCGCGCTGTGGTGCTAGTGGATGAATACGACAAACCCATCCTGGACAACATCGACAATCCACCTATTGCTGCGGAAATGAGAGAGGGACTCAAAAACCTATACTCCGTCCTCAAGCAACAGGATGCCAACCTGCAGTTCGTCTTCATGACCGGAGTGACCAAATTCTCCAAAGTCAGCCTTTTTAGCGGTTTAAACCAACTCACGGATATCACCATTGATACCAGATACTCCTCCATCTGCGGTTACACCGAAACCGACCTGACCGAATCCTTCGGAGAACATCTTGCAGGAGCAGATCGAGAAGCAGTACGGTCCTGGTATAATGGTTATAACTGGACAGGTGCCGAGAGCGTTTATAACCCCTACGATATCCTCATGTTTATCGATAAGGGCAAGATATTTCACAACTACTGGTTTGAAACGGGGAACCCGACTTTCCTGGTTAAATTATTTCAAGCCAACTGCTACTTCCTCCCCAACTTAGAGCATTTAGAGGTAACCGAGGAGATCCTGGAGTCCTTTGAATTAGAAAGGATCAACCCAGTCACCCTGTTGTTCCAATCAGGGTATTTGACCATTGATCACACCTTTATCCGTCGCCATCGCTCCATGTTTGCTCTAAAAATACCCAACATGGAAGTTCGTCTGACATTAAATGACCATTTTATCAACGCGTATACGGAAATAGTAAATGAAAAAAGTGCTATCCAAGATAGATTATATGAGTATATGTGTAGTGGAGATATAGAATCCACAGTGAAAGCAGTAAAGCGTCTATTTGCAGGGATTCCCTGGCGGAACTTCACCAAAAACGGTCTGGCTAATTTCGAGGGATACTACGCTTCTGTGCTATATGCCTTTTTAAGTTCCTTAAATGCGCGCATCATTCCCGAAGATATCACCAACTATGGTCAAGCGGACATGACAGCCATCCTGGGTGATCATATTTACGTCATAGAAATCAAAGTAGTAGATGGAGAGAATATAAAAGAGAACCTAGCACTAAAACAAATACGGGAATGTAACTATGCGCAAAAGTATAGAGGAGAACCAGGAAAAACCGTTCATGAAGTGGGGTTAGTTTTCAGTCGCAGTAAACGTAACCTCATTCAAGCGGATTGGCAATAA
- a CDS encoding Uma2 family endonuclease, with amino-acid sequence MYQSEAPPLKNIPTDLPSKDIDEELNPTIHPRPPWETLPTMYDLPSENPEEPGLPDEFHDFQPQLLRETCQSSVYPREEMFIGTDLNLYYDVHHFSWYKRPDWFLVLGAPASQTQQDMRLSYVIWQEGFAPFLIVELLSPGTEAEDLGKTLRSANKPPTKWQTYEQYLRSPYYIIFDRYENQLRVFQLLGIKYQAVELTEPKFWFPELKLGLGVWSGKYQGTEGLWLRWYNEDGDWIATLAETAEQEKLRAEQEKQRAEQEKQRAEQEKQRAEQEKQRAEQEKQRAEQEKQRAEQEKQRADKLAEKLAALGVSLDE; translated from the coding sequence ATGTATCAAAGTGAAGCACCTCCGCTAAAAAACATACCCACTGATTTACCCAGTAAGGATATTGACGAAGAATTAAACCCCACAATTCATCCCCGTCCACCCTGGGAAACCTTGCCCACCATGTATGACTTACCTAGTGAAAATCCGGAGGAACCAGGTTTGCCAGACGAATTTCATGACTTTCAACCCCAATTATTGCGTGAAACTTGCCAATCTTCAGTTTATCCTCGAGAGGAAATGTTTATTGGTACAGATTTAAACTTGTACTATGATGTGCATCATTTCTCATGGTATAAAAGACCAGATTGGTTTTTAGTATTAGGCGCACCTGCTTCTCAAACTCAGCAAGATATGCGGTTGAGTTACGTAATTTGGCAAGAAGGATTTGCTCCATTTTTAATAGTGGAATTATTATCACCAGGTACAGAAGCGGAAGATTTAGGAAAAACATTAAGAAGCGCTAATAAACCCCCAACAAAATGGCAAACTTATGAGCAGTACTTGCGCTCACCTTACTATATCATTTTCGATAGATATGAAAATCAACTGCGAGTATTCCAACTATTGGGAATAAAATATCAAGCGGTGGAACTGACAGAGCCAAAATTCTGGTTTCCTGAGCTAAAATTGGGGTTGGGAGTTTGGTCAGGAAAATATCAAGGTACAGAAGGTTTATGGCTACGTTGGTATAATGAAGATGGTGATTGGATAGCTACTTTAGCTGAAACAGCAGAACAGGAAAAACTGCGAGCAGAACAGGAAAAGCAACGAGCAGAACAGGAAAAGCAACGAGCAGAACAGGAAAAGCAGCGAGCAGAACAGGAAAAGCAGCGAGCAGAACAGGAAAAGCAGCGAGCAGAACAGGAAAAGCAACGAGCAGAACAGGAAAAGCAGCGAGCGGACAAATTAGCTGAAAAATTGGCAGCTCTGGGTGTAAGTTTGGATGAATAA
- a CDS encoding ATP-binding protein, whose amino-acid sequence MNSKNLPLGINTLSMLRENNCVYVDKTEIAHRLIRIPGRFFLSRPRRFGKSLFIDTLKEIFEGNQKLFEGLYIHDQWDWSRKFPVIKIDFAGGVLKNRQELDLRILDILHENAEHLDVSYESTDIPGKLGTLIRKAMAKYGERAVVLVDEYDKPILDNIDNPPIAAEMREGLKNLYSVLKQQDANLQFVFMTGVTKFSKVSLFSGLNQLTDITIDTRYSSICGYTETDLTESFGEHLAGADREAVRSWYNGYNWTGAESVYNPYDILMFIDKGKIFHNYWFETGSPSFLVKLFQAKCYFLPNLEHLEVTEEILESFEVERINPVTLLFQSGYLTIESTFTAMERYMFRLKIPNREVKVALGDQLVNAYTDFVEEKLGIQRPLYENLFEGDVNGFIDTVRRLFASIPWRNFTKNDLANFEGYYASVLYAFLSSLNARIIPEDITNYGQADITAILGNHIYVIEIKVVDGENVKENLALKQIRECNYAQKYRGEPGKTVHEVGLVFSRSKRNLIQADWE is encoded by the coding sequence ATGAACTCCAAAAATCTCCCCCTGGGAATCAACACCCTGAGTATGCTGCGGGAAAACAATTGTGTCTATGTGGACAAAACCGAAATAGCTCACCGTCTGATACGCATTCCTGGACGCTTCTTTCTATCTCGTCCCCGACGTTTCGGTAAAAGTCTGTTTATAGATACCCTCAAGGAGATTTTTGAAGGGAATCAGAAATTATTTGAGGGGCTTTATATCCATGACCAGTGGGACTGGAGCAGAAAATTCCCCGTGATTAAAATAGATTTTGCTGGTGGGGTATTAAAGAACCGACAAGAACTGGATCTGCGCATACTGGATATTTTGCACGAAAACGCAGAGCATCTAGACGTGTCCTACGAGTCAACGGATATACCGGGAAAATTAGGAACTCTGATTCGTAAAGCCATGGCCAAATATGGAGAGCGCGCTGTGGTGCTAGTGGATGAATACGACAAACCCATCCTGGACAACATCGACAATCCACCTATTGCTGCGGAAATGAGAGAGGGACTCAAAAACCTATACTCCGTCCTCAAGCAACAGGATGCCAACCTGCAGTTCGTCTTCATGACCGGAGTGACCAAATTCTCCAAAGTCAGCCTTTTTAGCGGTTTAAACCAACTCACGGATATCACCATTGATACCAGATACTCCTCCATCTGCGGTTACACCGAAACCGACCTGACCGAATCCTTCGGAGAACATCTTGCAGGAGCAGATCGAGAAGCAGTACGGTCCTGGTATAATGGTTATAACTGGACAGGTGCCGAGAGCGTTTATAACCCCTACGACATCCTCATGTTTATCGATAAGGGCAAGATATTTCACAACTACTGGTTTGAGACAGGTAGTCCGAGCTTTCTAGTCAAGCTATTCCAAGCCAAGTGCTACTTCCTCCCCAACCTAGAGCATTTGGAGGTAACCGAGGAGATCCTGGAGTCCTTTGAAGTAGAACGGATCAACCCAGTTACCTTGTTATTTCAATCAGGGTATTTGACCATTGAGAGCACCTTTACGGCCATGGAACGTTACATGTTCCGACTGAAAATCCCCAACCGGGAGGTAAAAGTCGCCCTAGGGGACCAATTAGTCAACGCCTACACCGACTTCGTTGAAGAGAAATTGGGTATTCAGAGACCCTTGTATGAAAACTTATTCGAAGGCGATGTTAATGGATTTATCGACACAGTAAGACGCCTGTTTGCTTCTATCCCTTGGCGGAACTTCACCAAAAATGACCTGGCTAATTTCGAGGGATACTACGCTTCTGTGCTATATGCTTTCTTGAGTTCCTTAAATGCGCGCATCATTCCCGAAGATATCACCAATTACGGTCAAGCGGACATAACAGCCATCCTGGGTAATCATATTTACGTCATAGAAATCAAAGTAGTAGATGGGGAGAACGTAAAAGAGAACCTAGCCCTAAAACAAATACGGGAATGTAACTATGCACAAAAGTATAGAGGAGAACCAGGAAAAACCGTTCATGAAGTAGGGTTGGTTTTCAGTCGCAGCAAACGTAACCTCATTCAAGCGGATTGGGAATAA
- a CDS encoding ATP-binding protein, which translates to MNPKNLPLGINTLDKLRGSNCIYVDKTRLALQLIKQPGAFFLSRPRRFGKSLFIDTLKEIFEGNQKLFEGLYIHDQWDWSRKFPVIKIDFAGGVLKNRQELDLRILDILHENAEHLDVSYESTDIPGKLGTLIRKAMAKYGERAVVLVDEYDKPILDNIDNPPIAAEMREGLKNLYSVLKQQDANLQFVFMTGVTKFSKVSLFSGLNQLTDITIDTRYSSICGYTETDLTESFGEHLAGADREAVRSWYNGYNWTGSESVYNPYDILMFIDKGKIFHNYWFETGSPSFLVKLFQAKCYFLPNLEHLEVTEEILESFEVERINPVTLLFQSGYLTIESTFTAMERYMFRLKIPNREVKVALGDQLVNAYTDFVEEKLGIQRPLYENLFEGDVNGFIDTVRRLFASIPWRNFTKNDLANFEGYYASVLYAFLSSLNARIIPEDITNYGQADITAILGNHIYVIEIKVVGGENVKENLALKQIRECNYAQKYRGEPGKTVHEVGLVFSRSKRNLIQADWE; encoded by the coding sequence ATGAACCCCAAAAATCTACCCCTGGGGATCAACACCCTAGATAAACTACGCGGTAGCAACTGTATTTATGTGGACAAAACACGACTTGCCCTCCAGTTGATAAAACAGCCTGGAGCCTTCTTTCTATCTCGTCCCCGGCGTTTTGGTAAAAGTCTATTTATAGATACCCTCAAGGAGATTTTTGAAGGGAATCAGAAATTATTTGAGGGGCTTTATATCCATGACCAGTGGGACTGGAGCAGAAAATTCCCCGTGATTAAAATAGATTTTGCTGGTGGGGTATTAAAAAACCGACAAGAACTGGATCTGCGCATACTGGATATTTTGCACGAAAACGCAGAGCATCTAGACGTGTCCTACGAGTCAACGGATATACCGGGAAAATTAGGAACTCTGATTCGTAAAGCCATGGCCAAATATGGAGAGCGCGCTGTGGTGCTAGTGGATGAATACGACAAACCCATCCTGGACAACATCGACAATCCACCTATTGCTGCGGAAATGAGAGAGGGACTCAAAAACCTATACTCCGTCCTCAAGCAACAGGATGCCAACCTGCAGTTCGTCTTCATGACCGGAGTGACCAAATTCTCCAAAGTCAGCCTTTTTAGCGGTTTAAACCAACTCACGGATATCACCATTGATACCAGATACTCCTCCATCTGCGGTTACACCGAAACCGACCTGACCGAATCCTTCGGAGAACATCTTGCAGGAGCAGATCGAGAAGCAGTACGGTCCTGGTATAATGGTTATAACTGGACAGGTTCCGAGAGCGTCTACAACCCCTACGACATCCTCATGTTTATCGATAAGGGCAAGATATTTCACAACTACTGGTTTGAGACAGGTAGTCCGAGCTTTCTAGTCAAGCTATTCCAAGCCAAGTGCTACTTCCTCCCCAACCTAGAGCATTTGGAGGTAACCGAGGAGATCCTGGAGTCCTTTGAAGTAGAACGGATCAACCCAGTTACCTTGTTATTTCAATCAGGGTATTTGACCATTGAGAGCACCTTTACGGCCATGGAACGTTACATGTTCCGACTGAAAATCCCCAACCGGGAGGTAAAAGTCGCCCTAGGGGACCAATTAGTCAACGCCTACACCGACTTCGTTGAAGAGAAATTGGGTATTCAGAGACCCTTGTATGAAAACTTATTCGAAGGCGATGTTAATGGATTTATCGACACAGTAAGACGCCTGTTTGCTTCTATCCCTTGGCGGAACTTCACCAAAAATGACCTGGCTAATTTCGAGGGATACTACGCTTCTGTGCTATATGCTTTCTTGAGTTCCTTAAATGCGCGCATCATTCCCGAAGATATCACCAATTACGGTCAAGCGGACATAACAGCCATCCTGGGTAATCATATTTACGTCATAGAAATCAAAGTAGTAGGTGGGGAGAACGTAAAAGAGAACCTAGCCCTAAAACAAATACGGGAATGTAACTATGCACAAAAGTATAGAGGAGAACCAGGAAAAACCGTTCATGAAGTAGGGTTGGTTTTCAGTCGCAGCAAACGTAACCTCATTCAAGCGGATTGGGAATAA
- a CDS encoding DUF29 domain-containing protein: protein MRIVDYEADFYAWANQQAELLRQQQGNNLDWMNLAEEIEAMGRSEKRQLANRLEVLIMHLLKWHYQPNFRSRGWQLTIQEQRLRLGKLLQENPSLKPMVAEIILSVYPLAVISAERETGLSNYPEDCPYSPEQLLSDLFLP, encoded by the coding sequence ATGCGAATTGTCGATTATGAGGCAGACTTTTATGCTTGGGCTAACCAGCAGGCAGAACTTCTGCGACAACAGCAAGGAAATAATTTAGACTGGATGAATCTCGCTGAAGAAATTGAAGCAATGGGTCGCTCAGAAAAACGCCAGCTTGCCAATCGCTTAGAGGTGCTCATCATGCATCTGCTAAAGTGGCACTATCAGCCCAATTTCAGATCTCGAGGTTGGCAGTTAACCATCCAAGAACAGCGCCTACGGCTAGGCAAGCTTTTACAAGAAAACCCCAGTTTAAAACCCATGGTGGCGGAGATTATTTTGTCAGTCTATCCTTTGGCAGTAATAAGTGCCGAGAGAGAAACAGGCCTGTCTAACTATCCTGAAGATTGCCCCTACAGTCCAGAACAATTGCTCAGCGATCTATTTTTACCATAG
- a CDS encoding Uma2 family endonuclease, whose protein sequence is MYQSDVYSKPSYEPLPPQETLPTMYDLPSEYPEEPGFPDEFHLLQPELLRSTFCQPSYPKHNIFIGSDLNLYYDTKHTQRYKRPDWFAVLGVSRFYEQTELRLSYVTWCEGTYPFVVLELISPGTEKEDLGKNLREVNQPPNKWTVYEQILRIPYYFVHNRYTNEFHCFGLVMNRYQPPSINGLGIWLEEAELGLGLWVGEYQGLTTQWLRWYDKDNNWLPTPEERATQLAKQEKQRADLAEAELAKLRQLIAEQGINL, encoded by the coding sequence ATGTATCAAAGTGATGTGTATAGCAAACCCAGCTATGAGCCATTACCTCCTCAAGAAACATTACCAACAATGTATGATCTACCTAGCGAATATCCGGAGGAACCAGGCTTCCCAGACGAATTTCACCTTTTACAACCAGAATTATTGCGTAGCACCTTTTGTCAACCTTCTTATCCAAAACATAATATATTTATAGGTAGTGACTTAAATTTATACTATGACACTAAGCATACACAACGGTATAAACGCCCTGATTGGTTTGCAGTTTTAGGGGTATCCCGTTTTTATGAACAAACAGAACTAAGATTAAGTTATGTTACTTGGTGTGAAGGAACATATCCATTTGTTGTGCTAGAACTAATATCACCAGGAACAGAAAAAGAAGACCTAGGTAAAAATTTACGAGAAGTTAATCAACCCCCTAATAAATGGACAGTATATGAGCAAATTCTGAGAATCCCCTATTATTTTGTCCATAACCGTTATACCAACGAATTTCACTGTTTTGGTTTAGTAATGAACCGTTATCAACCGCCATCTATTAATGGATTAGGAATATGGCTAGAAGAAGCTGAATTGGGTTTAGGATTATGGGTTGGAGAATATCAAGGACTAACCACACAATGGTTGCGTTGGTATGATAAAGATAATAATTGGTTGCCTACTCCAGAAGAAAGAGCAACCCAACTGGCAAAACAAGAAAAACAGCGGGCAGATTTAGCAGAAGCAGAATTAGCTAAACTAAGACAGTTAATAGCAGAACAAGGAATTAACTTGTAA
- a CDS encoding Uma2 family endonuclease, which yields MYQSEAPPLKTIPTDLPSKDIDEELNPTIHPRPPWETLPTMYDLPSENPEEPGLPDEFHDFQPQLLRETCQSSVYPREEMFIGTDLNLYYDVHHFSWYKRPDWFLVLGAPASQTQQDMRLSYVIWQEGFAPFLIVELLSPGTEAEDLGKTLRSANKPPTKWQTYEQYLRSPYYIIFDRYENQLRVFQLLGIKYQAVELTEPKFWFPELKLGLGVWSGKYQGTEGLWLRWYNEDGDWIATLAETAEQEKLRAEQEKLRAEQEKLRAEQEKQRAEQEKQRAEQEKQRADKLAEKLAALGVSLDE from the coding sequence ATGTATCAAAGTGAAGCACCTCCACTAAAAACCATACCCACTGATTTACCCAGTAAGGATATTGACGAAGAATTAAACCCCACAATTCATCCCCGTCCACCCTGGGAAACCTTGCCCACCATGTATGACTTACCTAGTGAAAATCCGGAGGAACCAGGTTTGCCAGACGAATTTCATGATTTTCAACCCCAATTATTGCGTGAAACTTGCCAATCTTCAGTTTATCCCCGAGAGGAAATGTTTATTGGTACAGATTTAAACTTGTACTATGATGTGCATCATTTTTCATGGTATAAAAGACCAGATTGGTTTTTAGTATTAGGCGCACCTGCTTCTCAAACTCAGCAAGATATGCGGTTGAGTTACGTAATTTGGCAAGAAGGATTTGCTCCATTTTTAATAGTGGAATTATTATCACCAGGTACAGAAGCGGAAGATTTAGGAAAAACATTAAGAAGCGCTAATAAACCCCCAACAAAATGGCAAACTTATGAGCAGTATTTGCGCTCACCTTACTATATCATTTTCGACAGATATGAAAATCAACTGCGAGTATTCCAACTATTGGGAATAAAATATCAAGCGGTGGAACTGACAGAGCCAAAATTCTGGTTTCCTGAGCTAAAATTGGGGTTGGGAGTTTGGTCAGGAAAATATCAAGGTACAGAAGGTTTATGGCTACGTTGGTATAATGAAGATGGTGATTGGATAGCTACTTTAGCTGAAACAGCAGAACAGGAAAAACTACGAGCAGAACAGGAAAAACTACGAGCAGAACAGGAAAAACTACGAGCAGAACAGGAAAAGCAACGAGCAGAACAGGAAAAGCAACGAGCAGAACAGGAAAAGCAACGAGCGGACAAATTAGCTGAAAAATTGGCAGCTCTGGGTGTAAGTTTGGATGAATAA
- a CDS encoding Uma2 family endonuclease: MYQSEAPPLKTIPTDLPSKDIDKDIDEELNPTIHPRPPWETLPTMYDLPSENPEEPGLPDEFHDFQPQLLRETCQSSVYPREEMFIGTDLNLYYDVHHFSWYKRPDWFLVLGAPASQTQQDMRLSYVIWQEGFAPFLIVELLSPGTEAEDLGKTLRSANKPPTKWQTYEQYLRSPYYIIFDRYENQLRVFQLLGIKYQAVELTEPKFWFSELKLGLGVWSGKYQGTEGLWLRWYNEDGDWIPTLAETAEQEKQRADKLAEKLAALGVSLDE; this comes from the coding sequence ATGTATCAAAGTGAAGCACCTCCACTAAAAACCATACCCACGGATTTACCCAGTAAGGATATTGATAAGGATATTGACGAAGAATTAAACCCCACAATTCATCCCCGTCCACCCTGGGAAACCTTGCCCACCATGTATGACTTACCTAGTGAAAATCCGGAGGAACCAGGTTTGCCAGACGAATTTCATGATTTTCAACCCCAATTATTGCGTGAAACTTGCCAATCTTCAGTTTATCCCCGAGAGGAAATGTTTATTGGTACAGATTTAAACTTGTACTATGATGTGCATCATTTTTCATGGTATAAAAGACCAGATTGGTTTTTAGTATTAGGCGCACCTGCTTCTCAAACTCAGCAAGATATGCGGTTGAGTTACGTAATTTGGCAAGAAGGATTTGCTCCATTTTTAATAGTGGAATTATTATCACCAGGTACAGAAGCGGAAGATTTAGGAAAAACATTAAGAAGCGCTAATAAACCCCCAACAAAATGGCAAACTTATGAGCAGTATTTGCGCTCACCTTACTATATCATTTTCGACAGATATGAAAATCAACTGCGAGTATTCCAACTATTGGGAATAAAATATCAAGCGGTGGAACTGACAGAGCCAAAATTCTGGTTTTCTGAGCTAAAATTGGGGTTGGGAGTTTGGTCAGGAAAATATCAAGGTACAGAAGGTTTATGGCTACGTTGGTATAATGAAGATGGTGATTGGATACCTACTTTAGCTGAAACAGCAGAACAGGAAAAGCAACGAGCGGACAAATTAGCTGAAAAATTGGCAGCTCTGGGTGTAAGTTTGGATGAATAA
- a CDS encoding Uma2 family endonuclease translates to MYQSEAPPLKTIPTDLPSKDIDKDIDEELDSTIHPRPPWETLPTMYDLPSENPEEPGLPDEFHDFQPQLLRETCQSSVYPREEMFIGTDLNLYYDVHHFSWYKRPDWFLVLGAPASQTQQDMRLSYVIWQEGFAPFLIVELLSPGTEAEDLGKTLRSANKPPTKWQTYEQYLRSPYYIIFDRYENQLRVFQLLGIKYQAVELTEPKFWFPELKLGLGVWSGKYQGTEGLWLRWYNEDGDWIATLAETAEQEKLRAEQEKQRAEQEKQRAEQEKQRADKLAEKLAALGVSLDE, encoded by the coding sequence ATGTATCAAAGTGAAGCACCTCCACTAAAAACCATACCCACGGATTTACCCAGTAAGGATATTGATAAGGATATTGACGAAGAATTAGACTCCACAATTCATCCCCGTCCACCCTGGGAAACCTTGCCCACCATGTATGACTTACCTAGTGAAAATCCGGAGGAACCAGGTTTGCCAGACGAATTTCATGATTTTCAACCCCAATTATTGCGTGAAACTTGCCAATCTTCAGTTTATCCCCGAGAGGAAATGTTTATTGGTACAGATTTAAACTTGTACTATGATGTGCATCATTTTTCATGGTATAAAAGACCAGATTGGTTTTTAGTATTAGGCGCACCTGCTTCTCAAACTCAGCAAGATATGCGGTTGAGTTACGTAATTTGGCAAGAAGGATTTGCTCCATTTTTAATAGTGGAATTATTATCACCAGGTACAGAAGCGGAAGATTTAGGAAAAACATTAAGAAGCGCTAATAAACCCCCAACAAAATGGCAAACTTATGAGCAGTATTTGCGCTCACCTTACTATATCATTTTCGACAGATATGAAAATCAACTGCGAGTATTCCAACTATTGGGAATAAAATATCAAGCGGTGGAACTGACAGAGCCAAAATTCTGGTTTCCTGAGCTAAAATTGGGGTTGGGAGTTTGGTCAGGAAAATATCAAGGTACAGAAGGTTTATGGCTACGTTGGTATAATGAAGATGGTGATTGGATAGCTACTTTAGCTGAAACAGCAGAACAGGAAAAACTACGAGCAGAACAGGAAAAGCAACGAGCAGAACAGGAAAAGCAGCGAGCAGAACAGGAAAAGCAACGAGCGGACAAATTAGCTGAAAAATTGGCAGCTCTGGGTGTAAGTTTGGATGAATAA